A single window of Rhizobium indicum DNA harbors:
- a CDS encoding SDR family oxidoreductase, which produces MNRLNNRVAIVTGASSGIGRSTAKLFAAEGAKVVVGARRQGELDSLVAEIKAEGGDAIAIAGDVRSEDYHKALVAAAVTYYGKLDIAFNNAGTLGEAGASTAVSEAGFSEALAINLTASFLAAKHQIGAMVENGGGSVIFTSTFVGYSFAFPGVAAYAASKSGLIGLTQALAAEFGQQGVRVNAILPGAVDTDMYRDMNDTPEKQAFVTNLHALKRVATPEELARSVLYLASDDASFVTGTASLVDGGASITRT; this is translated from the coding sequence ATGAACCGCTTGAACAACAGGGTCGCGATCGTCACCGGCGCAAGCTCCGGCATCGGCCGCTCCACGGCAAAGCTCTTTGCCGCCGAAGGCGCCAAGGTCGTCGTCGGCGCCCGCCGCCAGGGCGAACTCGACAGTCTCGTCGCCGAGATCAAGGCAGAGGGCGGCGACGCCATCGCCATTGCCGGCGACGTGCGCTCGGAAGACTATCACAAGGCGCTGGTCGCCGCCGCCGTGACGTATTACGGCAAGCTCGATATCGCCTTCAACAATGCCGGCACGCTCGGCGAAGCCGGTGCGAGCACCGCCGTTTCGGAAGCAGGCTTCAGCGAGGCGCTGGCGATCAATCTGACGGCCTCCTTCCTCGCCGCCAAGCACCAGATCGGCGCGATGGTGGAAAATGGTGGCGGCTCGGTGATCTTCACCTCGACCTTCGTCGGCTACAGCTTCGCTTTTCCGGGCGTTGCCGCCTATGCCGCCAGCAAATCCGGCCTGATCGGCCTGACGCAGGCGCTCGCCGCCGAATTCGGCCAGCAGGGCGTGCGCGTCAATGCCATCCTGCCGGGTGCTGTTGATACCGACATGTATCGGGACATGAACGATACGCCTGAGAAGCAGGCCTTCGTTACCAATCTGCATGCGCTGAAGCGTGTCGCGACACCCGAAGAACTCGCCCGCTCGGTTCTCTATCTCGCCTCCGACGATGCGAGCTTCGTCACCGGCACGGCCTCGCTGGTCGACGGTGGCGCTTCGATCACCCGCACCTGA
- a CDS encoding SDR family oxidoreductase, whose amino-acid sequence MSRLQNKTALITGGTSGIGLETARQFIAEGARVVVTGSSVASVEAARAELGGKATVIQADAGNAAGQKAVADTVKEAFGTLDILFVNAGVAEFGPLEQWSEAAFDKSVDINVKGPFFLIQALLPIFSKQAAIVLNTSINAHIGMPNSSVYSLTKGALLTLAKTLSGELIGRGIRVNAVSPGPIATPLYSKLGASEADSKAMTAQIQSQIPVGRFGNPSEVAKTIVFLASDEAAYIVGSELIIDGGMSNL is encoded by the coding sequence ATGTCACGTCTGCAAAACAAGACAGCCCTCATCACCGGCGGCACCAGCGGCATCGGTCTCGAGACCGCCCGCCAGTTCATCGCTGAGGGCGCCCGCGTCGTCGTTACCGGCAGCAGCGTGGCAAGCGTCGAGGCGGCCCGCGCCGAACTTGGCGGCAAAGCCACAGTCATCCAGGCCGATGCCGGCAATGCGGCCGGCCAGAAGGCCGTCGCCGACACAGTGAAAGAGGCTTTCGGCACGCTCGACATCCTCTTCGTCAACGCCGGCGTCGCCGAATTCGGGCCGCTGGAACAGTGGAGCGAAGCCGCCTTCGACAAGTCGGTTGATATCAACGTCAAGGGCCCGTTCTTCCTGATTCAGGCGCTGCTGCCGATTTTTTCGAAGCAGGCTGCGATCGTGCTCAACACCTCGATCAACGCCCATATCGGCATGCCGAACTCCAGCGTCTATTCGCTGACGAAGGGCGCGCTGCTGACGCTTGCCAAGACATTGTCGGGCGAACTCATCGGCCGCGGCATCCGCGTCAACGCCGTCAGCCCCGGTCCGATCGCCACGCCGCTTTACAGCAAGCTCGGGGCATCGGAAGCCGATTCCAAGGCGATGACCGCGCAGATCCAATCCCAGATCCCTGTCGGTCGCTTCGGGAACCCCAGCGAAGTCGCGAAGACGATCGTCTTTCTCGCCTCCGATGAGGCGGCCTATATCGTCGGCAGCGAACTCATCATCGACGGCGGGATGAGCAACCTCTGA
- the coaBC gene encoding bifunctional phosphopantothenoylcysteine decarboxylase/phosphopantothenate--cysteine ligase CoaBC has translation MALSGKRILLIISGGIAAYKSLDLIRRLRERGASVRPVMTKGAQEFVTPLAVGALTADHVYLDLFSRQDEQDVGHIRLARDCDLVLIAPATADLMAKMANGLADDLASTVLLATNRPVLAAPAMNPAMWAHPATRRNAAMLRADGIRFVGPMAGEMAESREAGLGRMAEPLEIVAAAETMLDDGEKPLKGRKAIVTSGPTHEPIDPVRYIANRSSGRQGHAIAAALAKLGAEVTLVSGPVTIADPVGVSVVHVERAEEMRDAVLAALPADIAVMVAAVADWRVASAADQKLKKHPGESIPTLALTENPDILKTVGHHTMRPKLVIGFAAETQDVESNAKAKLERKGADLIVANDVSPATGIMGGSRNRVKLIRRDGVEQWPDLTKEEVAERLAALIAKQLR, from the coding sequence ATGGCTCTCAGCGGCAAACGCATCCTCCTCATCATCTCCGGCGGCATCGCGGCCTATAAGAGCCTGGATCTGATCCGCCGGCTGCGCGAACGCGGCGCGAGCGTGCGCCCTGTGATGACCAAGGGCGCGCAGGAATTCGTCACGCCGCTTGCCGTCGGTGCGCTGACGGCGGACCATGTCTACCTCGATCTGTTTTCTCGGCAGGACGAACAGGATGTCGGTCATATCCGGCTGGCGCGTGACTGCGACCTTGTGCTGATCGCCCCCGCCACCGCCGATCTGATGGCGAAGATGGCGAACGGGCTTGCCGACGATCTCGCCTCGACCGTGCTTCTGGCGACCAACAGGCCGGTGCTTGCGGCACCGGCGATGAACCCCGCCATGTGGGCACATCCGGCTACGCGGCGGAATGCCGCGATGCTCAGAGCCGACGGCATCCGCTTCGTCGGGCCGATGGCCGGCGAGATGGCGGAAAGCCGGGAGGCCGGGCTTGGCCGGATGGCGGAACCGCTGGAGATCGTCGCTGCCGCCGAAACCATGCTCGACGACGGAGAAAAGCCGCTCAAGGGACGCAAGGCAATCGTCACGTCAGGACCGACGCACGAGCCGATCGATCCGGTGCGCTATATCGCCAACCGCTCCTCCGGCCGGCAGGGGCATGCGATCGCCGCAGCCCTGGCAAAGCTCGGGGCGGAGGTGACGCTGGTATCCGGGCCGGTGACGATCGCCGATCCCGTCGGCGTCAGCGTCGTGCATGTCGAGCGGGCCGAAGAAATGCGTGATGCTGTGCTTGCGGCGCTGCCGGCCGACATCGCGGTGATGGTCGCAGCGGTGGCGGACTGGCGCGTCGCCTCGGCGGCCGACCAGAAGCTGAAGAAACATCCCGGCGAATCCATTCCGACGCTGGCGCTGACCGAGAACCCGGACATCCTGAAAACCGTCGGCCATCATACGATGCGGCCGAAGCTGGTAATCGGCTTTGCCGCCGAGACGCAGGACGTCGAAAGCAATGCAAAGGCAAAACTCGAAAGGAAAGGCGCCGACCTGATCGTCGCCAATGACGTTTCCCCTGCGACCGGGATCATGGGCGGCAGCCGCAACAGGGTTAAACTCATTCGCCGCGACGGCGTCGAGCAATGGCCTGACCTGACGAAGGAAGAGGTCGCCGAAAGGCTGGCGGCGCTGATCGCCAAGCAGCTCCGCTGA
- a CDS encoding class II glutamine amidotransferase, which yields MCRWAAYRGDPLYLEELVSSPAHSLIEQSHCATRAKTATNGDGFGIAWYGDRPEPGRYRDILPAWSDCNLKSLARQIRSPLFLAHVRAATGGGTRRDNCHPFTHGTWSFMHNGQISGFERLRRPMEAMLDDELFNARGGTTDSELMFLLALQFGLREAPIAAMAHMIGVVEDLADSVIGSILLRFTAAFSDGNTLYAIRYATDRKAPTLYASPVNAGYCLVSEPLNDDVDAWAEIPDGSAVTIGKDGIDVADFRPEKRSASKPQRVAIPA from the coding sequence ATGTGTCGCTGGGCAGCCTATCGTGGAGACCCTCTCTATCTCGAGGAACTGGTATCCTCGCCCGCCCACTCGCTGATCGAGCAGTCCCACTGCGCCACCCGCGCCAAGACGGCGACGAATGGCGATGGCTTCGGCATCGCCTGGTATGGCGACAGGCCCGAGCCCGGCCGTTACCGCGATATCCTGCCCGCATGGTCGGATTGCAATCTGAAAAGCCTGGCGCGGCAGATCCGTTCGCCGCTCTTTCTCGCCCATGTCCGCGCTGCCACAGGCGGCGGCACGCGCCGCGACAACTGCCACCCCTTCACCCATGGCACCTGGTCCTTCATGCACAACGGCCAGATCTCCGGCTTCGAGCGCCTGCGCCGGCCAATGGAGGCGATGCTCGACGACGAGCTGTTCAATGCCCGCGGCGGCACGACCGATTCCGAGCTGATGTTCCTGCTGGCGCTGCAGTTCGGCCTGCGTGAGGCGCCGATCGCCGCGATGGCTCACATGATCGGTGTCGTCGAAGATCTGGCCGACAGCGTCATCGGCTCGATCCTGCTGCGCTTTACCGCCGCCTTCTCCGACGGCAACACGCTCTATGCGATCCGTTATGCAACAGATCGCAAGGCGCCGACGCTTTATGCCTCACCCGTCAACGCCGGTTATTGCCTCGTCTCCGAGCCGTTGAACGATGATGTCGATGCCTGGGCCGAAATTCCGGATGGCAGCGCGGTCACTATCGGCAAAGATGGCATTGACGTCGCCGACTTCCGGCCGGAGAAGCGCAGTGCCTCCAAGCCGCAGCGCGTGGCCATTCCTGCCTGA
- a CDS encoding FadR/GntR family transcriptional regulator: MRALIKTNLADEAIEAIRGDILGKRWVVGEKLPNEASLSAMLSVSRGTVREAVRVLVSQGYLETRQGSGTYVRATSDAGRPLTMARRASLRDQFEARLALDVEAARLTAIRKTPETVAGLRRLLAERGNYDGGNQAAFIERDIAFHKAVIAASGNRAMIEIYDFFSASIADTIAATLGKDIPEPDMRAHADIIDAIETGDPDKADAAVRRFMAPVLAALERMILS; this comes from the coding sequence ATGCGAGCACTCATCAAGACCAATCTCGCCGATGAGGCGATCGAGGCGATCCGCGGCGACATTCTCGGCAAACGCTGGGTGGTCGGCGAAAAATTGCCGAATGAAGCCTCGCTGTCGGCCATGCTTTCCGTCAGCCGTGGCACGGTGCGCGAGGCGGTGCGCGTTCTGGTTTCCCAGGGTTATCTCGAAACAAGGCAGGGGTCGGGCACCTATGTCCGTGCCACCAGCGACGCCGGCCGGCCGCTGACGATGGCGCGGCGCGCCAGCCTGCGCGACCAGTTCGAGGCGCGCCTGGCGCTCGACGTCGAGGCCGCCCGGCTGACGGCGATCCGCAAGACGCCGGAGACGGTTGCCGGGCTCCGCCGGCTGCTTGCCGAACGCGGCAATTACGACGGCGGCAACCAGGCCGCCTTCATCGAACGCGACATCGCCTTCCACAAGGCTGTCATCGCCGCTTCGGGCAACCGGGCGATGATCGAGATCTACGACTTCTTCTCGGCCTCGATCGCCGACACCATCGCGGCGACGCTCGGCAAGGACATTCCCGAGCCGGATATGCGGGCGCATGCCGATATCATCGACGCCATCGAAACCGGCGATCCCGACAAGGCGGATGCGGCGGTGCGGCGCTTCATGGCACCGGTTCTTGCCGCACTCGAGCGGATGATCCTGTCATGA